A DNA window from Bradyrhizobium sp. CCBAU 53421 contains the following coding sequences:
- the trxA gene encoding thioredoxin, whose translation MATVKVDINNFQSEVLESAAPVVVDFWAEWCDPCKMIALSLEEISVEMEGKIKVAKLNIDENPELAAQLGVRSIPTLAIFKGGEVADFSVGAKPKTALLNWISNAA comes from the coding sequence ATGGCTACCGTGAAAGTCGATATCAATAACTTCCAGTCGGAAGTTCTGGAATCCGCAGCACCCGTCGTCGTCGATTTCTGGGCCGAATGGTGCGATCCCTGCAAGATGATTGCTTTGAGCCTCGAGGAAATCTCCGTCGAGATGGAAGGCAAGATCAAGGTCGCCAAGCTCAACATCGATGAAAACCCGGAACTCGCCGCCCAATTGGGCGTGCGCTCCATTCCGACGCTCGCGATCTTCAAGGGCGGCGAAGTGGCCGATTTCTCGGTCGGCGCCAAACCGAAAACAGCTCTTTTGAACTGGATTTCGAACGCTGCCTGA
- a CDS encoding SycD/LcrH family type III secretion system chaperone, whose amino-acid sequence MASGVEQGLLSDLEAADAIDRGASSHLTLDLMAGRATLGDVVGITDEEIEALYTLGYRYYCCGKYEHALSFFRFLCLHRHTDARSWLSLAAASQMLEDTEGAVQAYKLAALLNSEDPQIPLRAAECLVKLGRPAAAIVALGDVLTLSAGNSELNTFAWRARRMLDRLKTERNSSGA is encoded by the coding sequence ATGGCGAGCGGGGTCGAGCAAGGCCTATTGAGCGATCTTGAGGCGGCCGATGCGATTGACCGCGGAGCCTCGTCGCACCTCACGCTCGACCTCATGGCGGGGCGCGCGACGTTAGGCGATGTCGTTGGCATTACAGACGAAGAAATTGAGGCACTATATACGCTGGGTTACCGCTATTACTGCTGCGGCAAATATGAGCACGCGCTGAGTTTCTTTCGCTTTCTATGCTTGCATCGACACACTGACGCGCGATCCTGGCTCAGCCTGGCTGCTGCCAGTCAGATGCTTGAGGATACAGAAGGGGCGGTGCAGGCTTACAAGTTGGCTGCGCTCCTGAACAGCGAGGACCCGCAGATACCACTTCGCGCTGCAGAATGTTTGGTCAAACTGGGGCGCCCGGCAGCAGCCATAGTCGCGCTCGGTGATGTCCTGACGCTCAGCGCCGGAAATTCCGAGCTCAACACGTTCGCCTGGCGCGCGCGACGGATGCTCGACCGTCTGAAAACGGAAAGGAACTCAAGTGGTGCATAG
- a CDS encoding EscF/YscF/HrpA family type III secretion system needle major subunit gives MDFGSITGSIGQSVAQSERNVRERIATMNPDDTMDQLRFQLSMSKHTTLLNLNSTIIKAVHDALNGIIRNIA, from the coding sequence ATGGATTTCGGCAGCATAACCGGCTCGATTGGGCAATCCGTTGCCCAATCGGAACGCAATGTGAGAGAACGTATCGCAACCATGAACCCGGACGACACAATGGATCAGCTCCGGTTTCAGCTCTCAATGAGCAAGCACACGACGCTGTTGAACTTGAACTCCACCATCATCAAGGCGGTTCACGACGCACTCAATGGTATCATCCGGAATATTGCCTGA
- a CDS encoding LysR substrate-binding domain-containing protein, producing MSPNFLQLRHLRYFLGIVDAGSFTGAAGMLHVAQPALSQQMTALEAELGVELLQRSQRGIRPTAAGEIFYREAASIIGQVEQLGRVVRSVAGEPEGLVRLGMSSGFAVCWAYDFLEACRVILPKVHLRLVAGDILRMRSLIASRALDLCFLLEDEPIQGLSRQPLFHQPLSLVGPLFAEDVTHTISLERLAHLPLVLPTRPNTVRSALDRAFQGVGLTPNCIAEVDTFASALSLVNAGIGNVIVPRVVFSDIPGHGRLRLITIDPPIHVTACLISSGNTPLPFAAQAVADLLATHVDLALRKDSKENEGSLQ from the coding sequence ATGTCACCTAACTTCCTGCAACTTCGTCATCTCCGTTATTTCCTGGGCATCGTGGATGCTGGTAGCTTTACGGGGGCGGCAGGCATGCTACACGTGGCGCAGCCTGCCCTCAGCCAGCAGATGACCGCCCTTGAAGCTGAGCTTGGCGTCGAACTGCTCCAGCGCAGTCAACGCGGCATTCGTCCAACTGCCGCAGGCGAAATCTTCTATCGTGAGGCGGCATCGATCATTGGGCAGGTGGAGCAGCTGGGCCGCGTCGTCCGGTCGGTGGCGGGAGAACCGGAAGGGCTGGTGAGGCTTGGTATGTCATCGGGATTTGCGGTGTGCTGGGCTTACGACTTTTTGGAAGCCTGCCGGGTAATTCTGCCGAAAGTGCATCTCCGTCTGGTTGCAGGTGACATTCTGCGCATGAGATCGCTTATTGCATCCCGTGCGCTCGATCTCTGCTTCCTTTTGGAAGATGAGCCTATCCAGGGTCTATCCCGGCAGCCGCTTTTTCATCAGCCACTATCGCTGGTTGGACCTCTGTTTGCCGAAGACGTCACGCATACCATTTCGCTCGAGCGGCTGGCTCACCTTCCTCTTGTGCTGCCGACACGGCCCAACACAGTTCGCAGCGCGCTGGACCGCGCGTTCCAAGGGGTCGGCTTGACTCCCAATTGCATCGCGGAAGTCGACACGTTCGCCAGTGCGCTCTCCCTGGTCAATGCAGGCATCGGCAATGTGATCGTTCCGAGGGTCGTCTTCTCTGATATACCGGGACATGGCCGTCTGAGGCTGATCACGATAGATCCGCCGATCCATGTGACGGCATGCCTGATCTCTTCCGGCAATACTCCGCTGCCGTTCGCCGCACAGGCGGTAGCTGACCTCCTGGCAACCCATGTGGACCTTGCGCTTCGAAAGGACAGCAAAGAGAACGAAGGCTCATTGCAATAG
- the sctS gene encoding type III secretion system export apparatus subunit SctS has protein sequence MNSATLVNVAVEALTLSVVLSLPAVLVATIVGLIISLIQAMTQIQEQTLSFAVKLISVNLVLVATASWFEELGRYTMRIFDKIGAV, from the coding sequence TTGAATTCCGCCACGCTCGTCAACGTCGCCGTCGAAGCGCTTACACTTTCGGTTGTGCTGTCCTTGCCGGCAGTCCTCGTCGCTACGATAGTGGGACTGATCATCAGTCTCATCCAGGCCATGACTCAGATTCAAGAGCAAACACTTTCCTTCGCTGTGAAGCTGATAAGCGTAAATCTTGTCCTGGTCGCCACCGCGAGCTGGTTTGAGGAGCTTGGCCGGTATACCATGCGAATCTTCGACAAGATCGGCGCGGTGTAG
- the sctT gene encoding type III secretion system export apparatus subunit SctT, with product MLSLDPDEMRTALVVLVLAVARISGMMLVVPVLARNMVTGMARNSVIIALSFPVIGRAWTTRPEDLDFASLALILGLGLKELLLGLVLGLPVAAVVWGVEACGTFIDNQRGATMASLLDPASGNQTSPLGTFLGELYLTWLFVTGGFFKLLEALYRSHEIWPVWTFRPTIGPAFVGAVLSLADLVMLLTLLLAGPAILAMFLSELGLALIGRFSPQLQVFYVAMPVKSMVGLLLLILSLATVLTHAGDHGLSPVAFVRRIAM from the coding sequence ATGTTGTCACTTGATCCGGATGAGATGCGTACCGCCCTCGTTGTTCTTGTGCTCGCGGTTGCGCGCATATCGGGCATGATGCTGGTCGTCCCAGTCCTCGCGCGCAATATGGTGACAGGAATGGCACGCAACAGCGTGATCATCGCATTGTCGTTCCCTGTAATAGGACGCGCCTGGACAACAAGGCCTGAGGACCTCGACTTTGCCAGCCTGGCGCTGATCCTGGGCCTCGGACTGAAGGAACTTCTGCTCGGGCTTGTACTCGGCTTGCCAGTTGCCGCCGTCGTGTGGGGCGTCGAGGCGTGCGGCACGTTCATTGACAACCAAAGGGGTGCAACGATGGCCAGTCTGCTCGATCCGGCAAGCGGCAATCAAACCTCGCCGCTTGGGACATTCCTGGGCGAGCTTTACCTCACATGGCTGTTCGTCACGGGAGGCTTCTTCAAGCTCCTGGAGGCACTCTATCGCTCGCATGAAATCTGGCCTGTGTGGACCTTTCGTCCGACAATTGGTCCAGCATTCGTCGGAGCGGTACTGAGTCTCGCGGACCTCGTCATGCTGTTGACATTGCTCCTCGCCGGTCCAGCCATCCTCGCCATGTTCTTAAGTGAATTAGGTCTGGCGCTGATTGGTCGGTTCTCGCCACAATTGCAGGTCTTCTATGTCGCTATGCCGGTCAAAAGCATGGTTGGTCTGCTGCTGCTGATCCTGTCGCTCGCGACAGTTTTGACTCATGCCGGCGATCATGGGCTATCGCCTGTCGCATTTGTTCGCCGCATCGCCATGTGA
- the sctR gene encoding type III secretion system export apparatus subunit SctR, which translates to MNKFPDPATLVVLMGSIAVLPFVAITVTSYVKLVVVFGLLRNALGVQNIPPNMALNAIAILLSAYIMQPVAKSAYQAVRDRPIAYQTFGELVDTIAIGAEPVRDFLIKNTSTTTRHFFVNATHKSWSKEDAADVVDNAFLILIPAFITSELEEAFKVGCLLFLPFIVIDLVISNILLAMGMMMVSPMTISLPFKLFLFVAVNGWQRLIHGLVLSYAGPAS; encoded by the coding sequence ATGAATAAGTTTCCCGATCCGGCGACGCTTGTCGTCCTGATGGGATCCATCGCGGTCCTCCCCTTCGTTGCGATTACGGTAACGTCCTACGTAAAGCTTGTCGTTGTCTTTGGGCTGCTGCGCAACGCACTCGGCGTTCAGAATATCCCACCGAACATGGCCTTGAACGCGATCGCTATCTTACTTTCGGCCTACATCATGCAGCCAGTGGCGAAGAGCGCGTATCAGGCTGTGCGTGATAGGCCAATCGCGTACCAAACGTTCGGAGAATTGGTCGACACCATAGCCATAGGTGCCGAGCCGGTTCGTGACTTCCTCATCAAAAACACGTCCACGACAACACGTCATTTCTTCGTCAATGCCACGCACAAGTCGTGGAGCAAGGAAGACGCGGCTGACGTGGTCGACAATGCATTTTTGATCTTGATCCCGGCCTTCATCACGTCCGAACTGGAAGAGGCATTCAAGGTCGGATGCTTGCTGTTCCTCCCCTTCATCGTTATCGATCTCGTTATCTCCAACATCCTTCTGGCGATGGGCATGATGATGGTTTCACCCATGACGATATCCCTGCCATTCAAGCTGTTCTTGTTCGTTGCCGTGAACGGGTGGCAGCGCCTCATCCACGGCCTCGTCTTGTCCTACGCAGGACCGGCGTCTTGA
- a CDS encoding IS4 family transposase, with product MGLVKERAGARAQRLTTGIETWVDREVAGCEFKDERLGRRFCKLLAQIGSDMGQSIPLVCQDWANTKAAYRFFSNERVDEADILCGHFEATRGRVAATEGPILVLHDTTELSFKRETPDLIGFTGKTAGRTQCGILMHSSLAVTTEGLPLGLSAIKFWTRKKFKGTTALKRKINPTRVPIEQKESIRWLENLRQSTDLLAAPGRCVHIGDRESDIYELFCLAEEAGTHFLVRTCVDRLAGDGNHTIADEMDEVTIKGLHRIKVKDDKGDPDDAVLEIRYRKIRVLPPIGKQTKYPALTLTVIHAQERGRPKRRKKIEWKLLTDLPVQSRKDAINKIEWYALRWKIEVFHKILKSGCKAEDSKLRTAERLVNLIAVFCIVSWRVFWMTMLNRSSPNAVPQMALTDPEIRVLDHLVKDRRGDCSRRSTLSHYVVKIARLGGYLARANDPPPGNTVIWRGLSRLNDIELGAAIEATIMGN from the coding sequence ATGGGCTTGGTGAAGGAACGCGCGGGGGCGCGTGCGCAGCGATTGACGACCGGTATCGAGACGTGGGTTGATCGGGAAGTAGCGGGATGCGAGTTTAAGGATGAGCGGCTTGGTCGCCGGTTCTGCAAATTGCTCGCACAAATCGGGAGCGACATGGGTCAAAGCATCCCGCTGGTTTGTCAGGATTGGGCCAACACGAAGGCCGCCTATCGCTTCTTCTCCAACGAACGGGTCGACGAGGCGGATATTCTTTGCGGTCATTTCGAGGCGACGCGCGGGCGCGTAGCGGCGACGGAGGGACCGATCCTCGTCCTCCATGACACGACGGAACTCAGCTTTAAGCGCGAGACGCCGGATCTGATCGGCTTTACGGGCAAGACGGCAGGACGCACGCAGTGCGGCATCCTGATGCATTCGAGTCTCGCCGTGACGACCGAGGGGCTTCCGCTCGGACTGTCGGCAATCAAGTTCTGGACCCGCAAGAAGTTCAAGGGGACGACGGCGCTGAAGCGAAAGATCAATCCGACACGGGTGCCGATCGAGCAGAAGGAGAGCATCCGCTGGCTCGAGAATTTACGGCAATCGACCGACCTTCTCGCTGCCCCTGGACGATGCGTTCATATTGGTGATCGCGAGAGCGACATCTATGAGCTGTTTTGCCTCGCCGAGGAGGCTGGAACGCATTTTTTGGTGCGAACCTGTGTTGATCGGCTTGCCGGGGACGGCAATCATACAATTGCCGACGAAATGGACGAGGTTACGATCAAGGGTCTACATCGGATCAAGGTCAAGGACGACAAAGGCGATCCCGACGACGCCGTTCTTGAGATCAGGTACCGCAAGATACGAGTCCTGCCGCCGATTGGCAAACAGACGAAATATCCCGCACTCACTCTGACCGTGATCCATGCTCAAGAGCGGGGAAGGCCGAAACGGCGAAAGAAAATCGAGTGGAAGCTCCTCACCGATCTCCCGGTCCAATCGCGCAAGGACGCCATCAATAAGATCGAATGGTACGCCTTGAGGTGGAAGATCGAAGTCTTCCATAAGATCCTCAAATCGGGCTGCAAAGCAGAGGACTCAAAATTGCGAACGGCTGAGCGTCTGGTCAATCTGATCGCGGTCTTCTGCATTGTGAGTTGGCGCGTCTTCTGGATGACGATGCTCAATCGCTCCTCGCCGAATGCCGTACCGCAAATGGCTCTGACAGATCCCGAAATCAGGGTTCTTGATCATTTGGTGAAAGACAGGCGTGGTGATTGCTCTCGACGAAGCACGCTCTCGCACTATGTCGTCAAGATCGCGCGGCTCGGAGGATACTTGGCCCGAGCCAACGATCCGCCTCCAGGAAACACCGTGATCTGGCGCGGACTATCGCGGCTGAACGACATCGAACTTGGAGCCGCAATCGAGGCAACAATTATGGGTAATTGA
- a CDS encoding EscU/YscU/HrcU family type III secretion system export apparatus switch protein has product MPAGKSEKPTRQRLGELRKKGQVAQSREVVAAVLTIGFFTLFVASLPRLVDRLEAALLLPIAYLKNENFIVVALQLFGSYTREIQSLTMPFLGVVLIGGVGAHVLQTGVLFSPSAAAPSLMKLNPSENISRIFSSQSLFELSRSVVKVLLLGLVLVFVVRAAVSSLVWIPSCGISCLALLTGNLLFYVAVWAGAIHLVVAIADFAFQRWQFERKNMMSLEEVKREYKENEGDPLIKKRRKRLRSQLMAKDPIALARRATALISNPTHIAVALYYDGQQTPLPLIDAIGTDLVAQQMIAAATAAGVPVMRNVPLARALLEDGLVDEYIPSHLIEPIAEVLRALGDLATETGGDRL; this is encoded by the coding sequence ATGCCAGCTGGTAAGAGCGAAAAACCGACCCGTCAAAGGCTGGGCGAGCTGCGCAAGAAAGGACAGGTTGCTCAGAGCAGGGAGGTTGTCGCGGCGGTGCTGACCATTGGGTTCTTCACCTTGTTCGTCGCCTCTTTGCCTCGCCTGGTGGACCGACTTGAGGCAGCGCTCCTGTTACCCATCGCATATCTGAAAAATGAGAACTTTATCGTTGTCGCGCTGCAACTCTTCGGATCGTACACCCGTGAGATACAGAGCCTGACAATGCCGTTTCTCGGCGTCGTCCTGATCGGCGGTGTGGGCGCCCACGTGTTGCAGACCGGAGTGCTTTTCTCGCCCTCAGCAGCGGCGCCATCGCTCATGAAGCTGAACCCAAGTGAAAACATCAGCAGGATATTCTCGTCGCAGAGCCTCTTCGAGCTGAGCCGATCAGTCGTGAAGGTGCTGTTGCTCGGTCTCGTTCTTGTATTTGTGGTTCGCGCAGCAGTAAGTTCGCTGGTATGGATTCCGAGCTGCGGAATATCCTGCCTGGCTTTGCTGACGGGTAACCTCTTATTCTATGTCGCGGTCTGGGCGGGGGCGATCCATCTTGTCGTGGCAATTGCGGACTTCGCGTTCCAGCGGTGGCAGTTCGAGAGAAAGAATATGATGTCGCTGGAGGAAGTGAAGCGAGAATACAAGGAAAACGAAGGCGATCCCCTGATCAAAAAGCGCCGCAAGCGACTTCGTTCGCAATTAATGGCCAAGGATCCTATCGCCCTAGCGCGCCGTGCGACCGCGTTGATCTCCAATCCCACGCATATTGCAGTGGCGCTTTACTACGATGGGCAACAGACGCCGCTACCCTTGATTGACGCTATTGGTACCGACCTGGTCGCACAGCAAATGATCGCGGCCGCCACCGCCGCTGGCGTGCCGGTGATGCGAAATGTTCCGCTGGCGCGTGCGCTCCTGGAAGACGGTCTGGTCGATGAATATATCCCGTCACACTTGATTGAACCAATCGCAGAGGTGTTGCGAGCGCTCGGGGACCTTGCGACCGAGACCGGAGGTGATCGGCTCTGA
- the sctQ gene encoding type III secretion system cytoplasmic ring protein SctQ: MIDLPRYEGRDVVAISRIASRLPLAFSLAGIEVQAVMADSTHRHIPVPSYTVVMNVQGHKIRLALGAMLLPQLAVERWPEITTLPPGHGLGEILFDIVLQDLAIEVEQWCGQRPTWSCSDVAAPRPHAFKIVRLEQPNDPVGSVELDDEGLQWVADCCSDLPVLAAALDELPLLLDVRIAPITLALAELQRLAQGDVIMLDNQSVGRDGAMSVVAHLSNNPWFRASIRDCRLSVQSVVDRLMDKPEFLPPESLDSLNLTVDVDVGRLTMPLGQLRELAVGQVIDLGFDATTNVSLRVNGQVVATGELVRIAEQTGVRLLDLRLPRAER; the protein is encoded by the coding sequence ATGATCGATCTTCCCCGCTATGAGGGACGCGATGTTGTCGCAATATCGCGAATTGCGAGTCGTCTTCCGCTTGCTTTCAGTCTCGCCGGCATCGAGGTGCAGGCAGTCATGGCCGATTCAACGCATCGGCACATCCCGGTGCCAAGTTACACCGTGGTAATGAATGTGCAAGGCCACAAAATCCGCCTCGCATTGGGGGCAATGCTCCTTCCGCAGCTGGCCGTCGAACGATGGCCGGAGATCACCACATTGCCTCCGGGCCACGGCCTGGGCGAGATATTGTTCGATATCGTTCTGCAGGATCTGGCGATCGAAGTGGAGCAATGGTGCGGTCAGCGGCCGACCTGGTCCTGCTCCGACGTTGCGGCCCCGCGACCCCACGCGTTCAAGATCGTTCGGCTGGAGCAACCGAACGATCCGGTCGGCTCGGTGGAACTCGATGATGAGGGGCTGCAGTGGGTCGCCGACTGTTGCTCCGACCTGCCGGTCCTCGCCGCAGCGCTCGATGAGCTTCCGCTTCTTCTGGATGTTCGCATTGCTCCCATCACTCTTGCCCTGGCGGAACTACAGCGACTTGCGCAAGGTGACGTCATCATGCTCGACAACCAATCGGTGGGCAGGGATGGCGCGATGAGCGTGGTCGCGCACCTCTCTAACAATCCCTGGTTTCGTGCTTCGATCCGGGATTGCCGCCTCTCTGTCCAATCAGTAGTGGATCGTTTGATGGATAAGCCGGAGTTCCTCCCGCCTGAAAGCCTCGACAGCCTTAATCTGACCGTCGATGTGGATGTCGGACGTTTGACCATGCCGCTCGGACAGCTTCGTGAACTCGCGGTGGGCCAGGTCATCGATCTTGGCTTTGATGCAACCACTAACGTTTCTCTGCGCGTCAATGGCCAAGTCGTCGCGACGGGTGAGCTGGTGCGCATTGCTGAGCAGACCGGGGTGCGCCTGCTGGATCTGCGCTTGCCCCGGGCTGAGCGATGA
- the sctE gene encoding type III secretion system translocon subunit SctE: MNVTGWNSEAQYEAGAPLVTGRSLTARSGALDTTAIGNLPPAVSRKIVASGSIPNLALPRGLDPVELANNLLALRIKMADRLIASGMADVRHEGELLRRQHETIGNKIIEAANAMAKAKKSAHIRKFLGWLAVGLSVAAAVVTGGTLATVAAAVTVGVAVLNETGVVDKMTQAIAKRLMKDGNMDAAQANKVAVGITMGIILSVTVLTAGAGLMGGAANGARAAAMWSRLGEAGASALRGLASLAKQPGSLATVLSRAMNQAASTIADTTSNATRIAQISQKVSTAARVGEATASFGEAAAGIANGVQQKEAADTQADALDIRKRITWMKELQNNEMDFIKQLVLDQKATTQRIAEAIEIRSASDASLIRAFA; encoded by the coding sequence TTGAACGTAACCGGTTGGAACAGTGAAGCGCAGTACGAAGCAGGGGCGCCGCTTGTAACCGGTCGCTCCTTGACTGCTCGTTCAGGCGCGCTCGATACGACAGCAATTGGCAATTTGCCGCCAGCAGTCTCCCGCAAAATCGTCGCATCGGGTTCGATTCCGAATCTGGCGCTGCCGCGCGGGCTCGACCCGGTAGAACTTGCTAACAATCTGCTGGCATTGAGGATCAAAATGGCTGACCGGCTAATTGCGAGCGGGATGGCGGATGTTCGACACGAAGGCGAACTGCTAAGGCGGCAGCACGAGACGATCGGCAACAAGATCATCGAAGCCGCTAACGCCATGGCGAAAGCGAAAAAGAGCGCACACATAAGGAAGTTCCTCGGGTGGCTCGCGGTCGGGCTCTCGGTCGCGGCCGCCGTGGTCACCGGTGGCACTCTTGCGACAGTTGCCGCAGCAGTGACAGTGGGCGTTGCGGTGCTCAACGAAACGGGTGTCGTCGACAAGATGACCCAGGCGATTGCCAAACGTCTCATGAAAGACGGCAACATGGATGCTGCCCAAGCGAACAAAGTGGCTGTCGGCATCACGATGGGCATCATATTATCGGTTACCGTGCTGACGGCAGGCGCCGGGCTTATGGGTGGGGCTGCGAATGGAGCCCGCGCGGCCGCTATGTGGAGCCGCCTTGGTGAGGCCGGCGCGTCAGCTCTCCGTGGACTTGCCTCCCTCGCAAAGCAACCGGGCTCGTTGGCAACCGTCCTCTCAAGGGCCATGAATCAAGCCGCTTCCACGATCGCAGATACAACCTCGAACGCTACCAGGATTGCTCAGATCAGCCAGAAGGTTTCGACCGCCGCCCGCGTTGGCGAGGCAACTGCTTCGTTCGGCGAGGCCGCTGCGGGCATAGCGAATGGGGTTCAGCAGAAGGAGGCCGCGGACACTCAGGCGGACGCGTTGGACATAAGGAAGCGAATTACGTGGATGAAAGAGCTTCAAAACAACGAGATGGACTTCATCAAGCAGCTCGTCCTCGACCAAAAGGCGACCACACAGAGGATTGCCGAGGCTATCGAGATCCGCAGTGCAAGCGATGCGTCTCTCATCCGTGCCTTCGCCTAA
- a CDS encoding secretin N-terminal domain-containing protein, whose translation MTQPSAPPAETSERRLPVTTNSTRVSLDYVNADIRRVVNDVVGNILAMPVVIDSGVEGKITLRTSGKVPASDVPRLLDEVLGKSGYGLAAGDRGVRVARLADLADGGRGDVKVIPVRYVDPVEVIKVIRPNVEENVHLAPAPGQRGIAISGPPGGVSSARELIALLDIDSMLHKSFALYTLAQASPAAVEKDLNFLFNQNAQGPTRVRFASLERLNGILVVADDPAALQHARETIEKLDRTSKAAANVQVRPLKYRRATEVAQVLAQILGADPSVAAAPAQSDGESDKVRVASLASRSDLLPNRSSPPNADSASNTQTVQAKHEAVVVPASLGLSAPVRIQADRSQNALVILAAPHDAKIIDAAIRRLDVKPRQVLIQAIVAEVRLNDGLGYGVDYLLSSRGLGAVPKGGLSYVFPGTSANVVLHALSEVADVKVVSAPRILAVDNQPATIQVGEQVPILSRSSQSPASENSPIISNVELRDTGVILAVTPRIGAGGSVTLDTFQEVSTANKNKLTSIQSPVISLRRLQSTVSTRNGDTIAIGGLMQDSTSRADSGLPLLMNIPLLGAAFRRTEQTKERTELLVLLNPMVLQGDAEARALTDELRAKFESLAPELGRQLTPGPRREAASPKREQAARVRRELAIPAVTGSISVPRTFPEPLVSPLLDGNMRGALD comes from the coding sequence TTGACCCAGCCATCCGCCCCGCCTGCCGAAACCTCGGAGCGTCGGCTACCGGTCACCACCAACAGCACGCGCGTCAGTCTGGACTACGTCAATGCTGATATTCGGCGGGTCGTGAATGACGTCGTCGGCAACATCTTGGCCATGCCCGTTGTGATCGATTCAGGCGTAGAGGGAAAGATAACGCTCCGGACTTCCGGCAAGGTTCCGGCGAGTGATGTTCCGCGGCTTCTGGACGAAGTGCTGGGAAAGTCTGGTTACGGACTGGCGGCAGGTGACCGGGGAGTCAGGGTGGCGCGCCTGGCTGATCTCGCCGACGGAGGGCGCGGCGATGTTAAGGTAATTCCCGTTCGTTATGTCGACCCAGTCGAGGTCATCAAGGTCATCCGACCAAACGTCGAGGAAAACGTTCATTTGGCGCCCGCCCCCGGACAACGAGGCATTGCGATCAGCGGCCCGCCCGGTGGCGTCAGTTCCGCGCGTGAACTCATAGCCTTGTTGGACATCGATAGCATGCTCCACAAGTCCTTTGCACTGTATACCCTGGCTCAGGCAAGTCCCGCCGCAGTCGAGAAAGACCTCAATTTTCTATTCAATCAGAATGCTCAGGGTCCGACGCGAGTCCGGTTTGCATCACTGGAGCGGTTGAACGGCATTCTTGTAGTTGCCGACGACCCTGCGGCACTCCAGCACGCGCGTGAGACAATCGAGAAGCTGGACAGAACGTCGAAGGCAGCAGCAAACGTTCAAGTGCGGCCCCTGAAGTACCGAAGGGCGACGGAAGTGGCTCAGGTGCTGGCGCAAATCCTCGGCGCTGACCCGAGCGTTGCAGCAGCGCCCGCACAGTCCGATGGAGAGTCCGACAAGGTGCGGGTGGCAAGCCTGGCCAGTCGATCAGACCTTCTTCCGAACCGGTCCAGCCCGCCGAACGCAGACTCCGCCTCGAACACGCAGACGGTGCAAGCAAAGCACGAAGCGGTGGTGGTCCCGGCCAGTCTCGGTTTATCGGCGCCGGTGCGGATCCAGGCGGATCGCAGCCAGAACGCGCTTGTTATTCTGGCGGCACCGCACGATGCCAAGATCATCGATGCCGCGATCCGTCGTCTTGACGTCAAGCCTCGTCAGGTTCTCATCCAGGCAATTGTCGCGGAGGTCCGGCTAAACGACGGCCTGGGGTACGGGGTGGACTATCTTTTGTCCTCTCGTGGCCTGGGTGCCGTTCCAAAAGGTGGCTTGTCCTATGTGTTTCCCGGGACAAGTGCCAACGTTGTGCTGCATGCGCTGAGCGAGGTGGCGGACGTCAAGGTTGTATCCGCGCCACGCATTCTCGCGGTCGACAATCAGCCGGCGACGATTCAGGTCGGCGAGCAGGTCCCAATCTTGTCCCGATCATCCCAATCCCCGGCAAGCGAGAACTCGCCGATCATCAGCAACGTCGAACTGCGTGACACAGGAGTAATTTTGGCTGTTACGCCGAGAATAGGCGCCGGCGGTAGTGTCACACTCGACACCTTTCAGGAGGTTAGTACCGCCAACAAGAACAAGCTCACCAGCATCCAGTCTCCTGTGATTTCGCTACGCCGCCTGCAGAGCACCGTATCCACACGAAACGGGGATACGATAGCGATTGGTGGGTTGATGCAGGATAGTACCTCTCGGGCCGATTCTGGGCTGCCTTTGCTGATGAACATTCCGCTTCTGGGAGCGGCATTCCGGCGTACTGAACAAACCAAAGAGCGAACTGAGCTCCTGGTGTTACTCAATCCTATGGTGCTTCAAGGTGACGCAGAGGCACGAGCCCTAACCGACGAGTTGCGGGCGAAGTTCGAATCGCTGGCGCCCGAGCTCGGCCGCCAGCTCACGCCCGGACCGCGACGAGAGGCTGCCTCACCAAAGCGCGAACAAGCTGCGAGGGTTCGGCGAGAGCTGGCAATCCCGGCCGTCACCGGCTCAATTTCGGTACCCAGAACCTTTCCTGAGCCCCTGGTATCTCCCCTGCTCGATGGCAATATGCGAGGCGCACTCGATTGA